From Alphaproteobacteria bacterium, a single genomic window includes:
- a CDS encoding dodecin family protein, translated as MAVARVTKITSASTKGFDDAVNQGLKRAAKTVRGITGLEVIEMKAKVERGKITEYRATMELTFLLET; from the coding sequence ATGGCAGTCGCACGTGTCACGAAGATCACGTCCGCCTCGACCAAGGGTTTCGACGACGCCGTCAATCAAGGCCTAAAGCGCGCGGCAAAGACAGTGCGCGGCATTACCGGCCTCGAGGTCATCGAAATGAAGGCGAAGGTCGAGCGCGGCAAGATTACAGAGTACCGCGCCACCATGGAATTGACCTTCCTGCTCGAAACCTAA